The genomic interval CTATTAAATCTAtttcaattgaccgatttccttatatggactataactcagtaaaactTTGAATGTTAAGTTAATATTTGTCCATAAAGACTTGTGCTTGTAGACCAATGAGAACATAACTCTTCATTGATGAGGTAAACATAATTCATATCATCCAACTTCTACAGACTTGAAGGAACCAAACAAATTATTGACAGATGCCATTTTGTAATTAAAATTGAGTACACTTAAAACCCCAGTGAACCTCCATGGTAAACGAGTCAGTCAAAAGATCTACATGTGCTTTAGTGGCTGACCTTGGAGATCTTGGGGATCTTGGTGGGGTCGATTGTCCTGCTGTTCTTGGTCATAGGCACAGTGTTCCAAGTCTCGTCTCTCTGTTGCACacgctgctccctctgctgctccctttgctgttctctctgctgctgttgttgctctGGAGGACAGAGGAAACACACACAGGAAGGATAACATGTCAACAGGTTTTTAAAGACAAATCAAATAGTGCCCCAGGTTTGAGAGAATACTGTGGGGTGAGTTGACAGATGGGATAGTAGGGGAACTTTCTGACCACTGTGGGCCACTGTAGTGTCTCCGTCTGCAGGCTATGGGGAGGGAATGCCAGTGTAGCTCTAAGCCTTAGAGGATGTAGCCCATGGGCCTGGCTGACCTGGCCTTCTCTTGGTGTCCTTGGAAAGCAGCTGCTGGTGCaccttcctctgctcctcctgctcctcgaTCTTGGCCTCTTTGTGGATCTGCTCGATGGTCTTGGGGCCCTGGTCAGCTCTCCTGGACACCCAGTTGTGCTGTTGGAAAGAGCAGTGTTAGACTTGCGCAAGGAGTTCCCTCAGAGAGACAATCTGGTGTTTTTAATTACTGAACTGCGTACAACACAATTAGCCTACAGTCAAGGAGCCCCAACGGCACAGCAGTATTTTGTTGATGGCTATGCATGCAGAATTTTTTATTCTATGCTCAAATCTAACTGATTACAGTCTGTTGTTTTCTTCCTCAGAGTGAATTACTGGTCTGCTCAGGGAGCCCGTGTGAAGAACTGAAAATTAGAATTTGTTTTCTCCTATTTattgtaatacattttttttttttttttaccctcacTGGTGGGCTGAGCTGCACAGACAGCACACAACCACAAGGCTTGagtatgcgcacacacacacacacacacacacacacacacacacacacacacacactcaccaatcGGAGGTCTATCACGTCCTGCAGCATAAACCGTATCCGAGACGATGTCTTCCGTTCCTTAACAATTTTCTCCATCTGATTGAAATACTGATCCATGCGAGGCTAtgacaagaaagagagagataaagggtcATTGCAAAGTGATGTATGAATACAATATTCTCACTATTCACTCCAGTGGACAGCCAGACACTCATGTCATTTCATTCCACTCCATTTTAcaattcagtgtgatatagtaTTGCCTCAAAGTAAACTGAGCAGTTTGGGAGCAGGTACAACAAAAGCCTTTTTTCTTAGCCTATAAAACACAGACTACTAAATGTGATTTCCTGTCTCAGTGTTAAATGTGCCAGATATACACCATTACAGCATTTGTAAATATGAGGACCACAGAGAGTCTTAAAACTCTGGTAGAGCCCAAAGAGGGTGAACACTGGTACGTGTGTAGGAGTCTTTCCTTTGGCCAGCAGCAGGTTAAAACAGGTCAGACAACAGCAGGCGTGTGAGCAGTGAGATGTCTCCTCACCAACGTCCCGCCAGGCCTCAGGGGCTTCCACATACGACCAGCTGGAAGTCATTTAAGCTCCCTCCCCATGGCTCACCTTGGCCTTCTCAAAGTCCAGGTCCTTGCCGATGGTGGTGAGCAGCCTGCAAAGGCACTCCAGCGATTCCTCGTCATGGTTCTTCAGCAGCTTGACCACGCAGTCGTGCATGATGGCCTCTGTCAGCATCTTGAGCTTGAACAGCTCCCCGATGAACTTGATGTTCCCTATGGAGCGCCGGCGGGCCTTGTCCTTGGCCTCCTCCAGCTCTAACCGTAGTCTCTCTTGATCACTGGACTAGAGAGGAAATGGAGAGTAGATTGTCAGAACTAAGTAACTAGCAACAGCTAACAATGAGCCCCCACTAACTCTCCACAATACATCAGTCCCATACAATTCTCTCCTCTATATTCCCCTACTACAAGGTGACAGACAGATTAGTGAtctgggtagtgtgtgtgtgtgtggggtttagGTACCTGTGCAGAGTCAAGTTCCTTCTGTTTCCTTTCAAACACCACGTCATCCACCTTGTCCCGCTCAAACTCCTTCTGACAACGGTTGAGCAGCAGTTTGCGGAAGTTCACTGTGGTTCCGGGTTTGTCCGTCATGGGCACTTTGAGCTGGAGAATAACAGAGGTAACAAGCTATTTGGTTAGAGGTACAGAGATATAGGGGAAAGAGCAGAGTAAAGAAAAACTGAGAATTGAATGGGAGATGAGGTCTAGAAAGAGTGAAAGGGGGCAGAAATATACCGTTAGGGACATTTTGCTGAATGTTTATGGGGCTTAAGAGGCCCCATGTACAGTTTATATTTTGATGTTGACTAGCAGCATTCAGAGGAACCACAGATAATCATGTCTGAACAATAGTGAGCTGAGCTTAACATACCGTGGTGAGGCAGCGACACATGTTCCCGTAGGCCACAGAGAAGCCGGGCTCGTCGATGGCCTTCTCAAAGACCAGGTCGATGACGCCCTTGAGGCGCTCCTCCGTGTCGATGGTGAGGTCCGTCACCTGCTTCATCAGCTGGTTGAACATCTGAGGCGTCAGTTTGTTGAGGATACTGCGCACCTTCCGGAAGAGCTCCTGGCAGGGCAACAACATCATCATAATTTATTGATGTAAGAATTCACTCACTTCATTTGATCTTCGGTCTCTTGACAACTCCTTGGTCACAATATCTCTTTCCCGTGTGGAGTCACTGCTGAAGAAACTCAACATCTTGTGGTTGAGTAGGGTGTGCGTTTTTGATTtgactgtgtgggtgtgtctgggtGTAAGATGAAAGGTTTGGCTCCTACCTGTGTTATAATGACCTCAGGGTCATCTGATGGCCCCGCCCTCTTCATGCCGGGTTTCCAGGCATTCTCAGCCTTCTTCAGTTGCACCTCTTCATTCGCCGACACGTTCAGGATAATCTTCCTGGGCGGGGGCCGCCGGGCACCACTCCCCATGTTCATCATCTGCTGGAGAGTGGAGAACAACATGTCACTTCTACAGCTCGccaccaacaccacacacatcaccAAGACTTGTTTGCTGAAGTCTAATTCACAActtcccttgaatgagtatgacTTAGGGAAATTAGTAATCCCTAGTAAACAAACGAGATGCAAATAATTCCCCATGATTCATTTATCTCACTATGATACCAGCCCAGCGATGATGTTGTTCATTACTATACCAGAAGAAAtattctgtgagtgtgtgtgcgagcgacagccagagagagagcgcgagtcaGTGAGCGAGAGAGAAGTAACAAAAAGAAGAGACATTATTTGAGAAAGAGATTGGTGTTTGTGTCGGGCGGAGGGGTAGTAATTACGTGAGCCTGGGAGTGAGTGTGACTCACTGCAGCTCCGCCGCGTCCTCCACTCATCTGTCTGCCAAAGTCAGCAAAGGCCGGTGTGAAGTCAGGGCCTCGGGAGATCACCCTGGATTCTACCGCCCGGGTTGGCAGCTTGTTTTGGTTTATCTgcagagacacacagggagagagcgcGATGGACAGTGAGACAGCTGACCAGCAGGGGGAGCAGTGATCCTTTAACACTGTGGGCCTAGCCATATGGGGAGAGCAGTGGCTGTGGCCTGGTCCAGAAACAACACCCTACTAGCCCTGATTCCCTAAGCACTTCTGGAGATCTGAAAGGACGATAGGTATAATCAATATGGTGAAAGTTTTACCAAGCCTATCAGGGGGTACTACCATATTGCGTAGATCTATCACCTCCTTTCAGATCTACATGAAGTGCCTGAGGTAGGGGCTGGAATCGGGCCTACCACTGGGGCAAAAGAGACAGGTCAGACCCAGCTACTTTCAGGTCCATCCACTGTTGTCCACTGAGAGGTGGTGGATTCCCAATCCTAGTCTTAGTTCGCCACTGTGTATGCTGTTTTATGTGTATCAGCTATGCATTTGATAAATTCTGTTTAACAAATTTGGTGACTGGCGCAGTGAGTGAAGTCAGAACCACATGTGGAAGGAGGACTGAAGGGAACATTGTGAGGGAAGGGGGAGAACAACTCCAGCGCTCTCAGCTGTCATTGACTTCCCTTAGTACTCTCCTCCAGTGAACATTTTCTCAGGGAGAAAAATATGACTCCCAGGGACTGTACATCAATCGTTGCCAGTCTATTGCTCCTTTTCTGGGGCTGAATTATCAACACTGCCAAGTGTGACATAATAGCTATGTGATTTTAAACAAAACAGGATGTCTATGGGCTAGCCGCTATTGGCTCGGTCAGAGTGCAGCAGAGGGAGATGAACTTACCAGAAGCATATCATTTCATAATGAATAGTTAAAAAAATGACATTGGGCCATGTATTTACTAAAGGGATCAAATAAAGCTACCCACACCGTTTGCTCCATACAAATAACCCCTTCACTTGAGAGCTTTTTTCAAAAGCAACTTACTTTGCTAACATCTTACACTATCCATTTATAGTCCTGAATATTTTTTGTGGGGTTTAGGGCCTTGCTCACAGCTAACTCATTCTGACCACTAGGTTGAAGCTCTGCTCAGCCCACTCTTCACACACCTTGTCCAGCACAACGTCACTGATCTGAGGCAGCCCATCTGGCTTCTGTGTACAGGCAGCCATGAACTGAAAGCCCAGCAGGAAGTCCCGTTTGTACTGACGCTTCCCATTAGTCTCCAGATCTGAGGAAACAACAAGATAGAGGTGAGGAAAACAGCCCTGCTCATCTCATACTGTGCAAAGGTTGTATGACTGTTGATAGTGAAAACTAAGCGAGAGACACTACTGAATAATAACCACCCCCTACCTTCATGGAAGAGGTCTGGGGGTGCTCCAGTGGAGCCCTCATTGTCCCCAGGGGTGGCCCCGCTGTCACTGCTCTCCGTCTCCGAGGTGTGTCCTGCTCCGTTCCTCATGGGCTCAGCCTCCCCGTTTTCCTCAGGGGCTGGgggcctctcctctgcctccaggGCTGAGGGtgctgttgagggagggggagaggtgctGCAGCTCCTGGCGGGTGGCAGGGCCTGGTCTCCAGCAGCCTCTTCCAAAGGCTTGAGCTCCTCCTGGGGGATGGAGGGGAAGCAGAGGGGGTGAGATAGAGGGACAGAGCTGCCTTCACAGAGTCGGATGGGAACACTGATCATGATGGATAACTCCTTGCCAACGTACTCTGACGATAACACCATTTCAAGTCATTCATGTCTGTGTTCCACCGCCACACATGTGGAAACATTTTCCATTTgaactattccccatataatCGCTCTCCGTCTACTCTGTTTatgcttcccctcctcctcccccgcaATGAGTGAATAAGAAGGGTTCTTGCTTACCTCAGTCTCCCTCTGTTGGGCATCTCCAACAGGACTCTCTTCATTTGGTTTCTTCCAGGTCTTTGGTGCATCAGGAGCAGTCTGACATCCTGCAGCGAAAACAACAGCAAAGACATTTTAAAGTCGGCTATAGGCTAACGATTTACCCAAAATTGCACCCACTAAAAATCTATGACTAGATACTTTTACTAGCGGAAAATAGTGGCCTTCCTCTCAGAATAATCATGGTCACTCCAATCACTCCAGCTGTTAGTGTAAGCACTGTGATGAGCTCAGCACTGATCCTGTTTGAAACAGATTCTATAAACGTGGACAGTCTTAGTTGTGTCCAGCAGCAACATTTAACAGTTTATATATAGTATACACACAGGCATCCATGTGACATTCACACGGTCATCTGTACCCATGGTTATGTACATACCTGTAGTGGGACTCTTTCTGGAAAGGGCTTGTAGCTGTGGTTCAGGCTTGTTGTCTGGTGTTATGAATGCCTCTGTCCCTGCTTTGAGAGGGACGTCTTTAGTGTCGGCGGGCTTGCTGGCCTCCGCTGTGGCCTGCACTAGTGGTGGAAGGCCAGGGGGAGGTGCTGGAAAAGCAGGCGCAGGTTTGGAGGTCAGAGTGACTGGCACTACAGCGATGGGTGCGATAGAGTCCGTGACAGCAGGGGGGATCTCTGCTCTCACCTCACTGGGCACAGCCTCACTACAGTCTTCTCTGGAGGCCGGGGTTGAAGCCTGGGGctggggtggggagggagaggaatCTAGGGGGGAGGGCTCCTGGGCCTGGGTGTCCAGCTCAGCCCCAGTGTCAGCATGGCCATTCAAAGCTTTTGGGGTTAGGGTGGGGGAAGCAGCCAGGGTGTGTGGGGCTTCTGGAAGAGGCTCCACTGTGTTTGGGATCTGGGAATGAGTCGTGGGAGGCAGGGTCTTGGGCTCAGCTGCAGAGGGAGTGGGAGTAGCAGGCTCCACTGCAGAGGGCTGCTCAATGGGGTTGGGGCTGGCAACAGGACGAGGGGCAGGGATGGGCGCCACCATCACTGGGGCAGGAGAGGGAAGCTCTGTTTCTACAGGGGGAGATGGGGCAGTTACAGGTGCACTGGCCTCTCGCCACGCCATAGAAGGTTCTGGTTGTCCAATCCCGGGAGAGGAAGGCTTCCGGATAACCTGCTCCAATTTTGGCTTATCATATACTGGAAAAGCGAAGAGATAACACTGACATTAAACACAAAAGAGAAAATTATTTGTGCTCTCTTTACTGAGTCAACGTCTTGCTCAGGCCTCTGCTCTCAGAGCAGAGATGTATTGTgcctggagggtggaggggtgaggGTCAGACCTGGCCCTGGTTTGCTGTCTGCAGCCCCAGGCGTGGGCTGCTGCTGCTTGGAGGGCTCCAGGCTGTAGGCTGGGTGGGCCTGGCCTTGGCCCTGCTCCGGAGTCTGGCTGCCGCtcgactgctgctgctgctgcgatTTGAGGTAGAAAATGTGAGGATAATGAGGGTGCGGCCATAAAAACTAGCAACATGGAAAGACAGCCAAATAAGCACAAACGAGCACAAAAATAGATTTAAGCGGAAACAAGGAAACCAGTGGGTATGGTTAGAAATATTGGCAACGGAAAAGACGGGGGAAGACAAGAAGAGACGGCAGCCAAGGAAAGCAGGCAAGAGGGGAAAAAAGGAGGAGATGAAGACGCAAAACAATAAAGAGTGCAAGAGTAGGAGAGAATGATAGGGAAACGGAGGCACATAAGGTAAAACAAAGCAACAAAAAAAGGGAGTGTAAAAAGgacaagacagaaagagaggaaagacACACTGTTAACGTCCAAGGAGAGGACAAGGAGGAAGTGTCACAACAAAAGACTTCCCTCCACAAAATCCAGAACAAGAATTGTCAATTAAGATGATTGCCCTTTTCTATTAGAATGCATTCAGCAATGACTCCTTTTGTTTGAATAAATAAGAAAATCTTATTTCTGGATTCTTCATAGAGGGACAAAAAGCAGAAACGACATGTTCCATAACAACATTTACTGtactagaagagagggaggagatacaCTGATACATGTAGGTAGGTACTAGTAGGTATAGATGTGTAAGCCATAGATCTGTGTGTCCAAGATTAACATGATAACCAACTATGACCAATGAAATACAGTGTGTTAGGTCACTGTTGTAAAATAGCCATGGTGTCCTGTTACTCAAATTGAATAGCAAAGATTGTGAACCTAAGGCCAACCTAAGGCCAGGTGTTAGGTGCAGATCAGTGGGTCAGGGACAGTGGCTGAAGTCTATGTGGCTGGCTGTGTCTAATGCAGTATGGCAGAGAATGGATTAGACACAGACTGAGGAAAATGTTTCTGGTCTGGTGCATGGCTCTCTGTATGTCGTGGTGTCAAAGCCCTGGTGGCCTGGCCTAATTGCCCGCTCCTTCCTAACACCCAGCAGTTTGCCCTAAGCACAGGTTTTACACAGCCATGGATGAGAGGCTAATAGCTCAGCTCAGtgggtcagtgtgtgtatgtgtgtaagtgaGTGAGAGAGCATTAAGCCTAAGAGCAGGTAGCATGAGAGTAGATGTGTACTTACCTGcggaggggtgggggtggaggagggtCGTCCGACAGGGGGAGTTGGATTCCGGCTCCCTGTGCCCCCTGCCATGATCTCCTCTGTGATGTCCCTGCCTCCCTGATTGGGGTCACGGATACGGATCTGGGAGGACAATGACACAAAAGGAACGCCGTCTCACTAAAGCACCAGTGTCTCAGAGCAACCCTCCCCCAGCCATTTAAAACAGTGGAGCGTGTAATGTACAGGAGTACTGACTGAGTCTAAAGAAGCATTAATATATCTGTGACCAAACGTTTCAGACATTCTTATTAATCTTGTGCAAATGGAGAGAAAAAGCTTAACACTTGACTTTTTACGATATCTCATATTTCAGTAAAGGCATTTAAAAGGGTTTCTGGAAAGATAATGTATTTTCATGTGGGTCATCAAACTGAACAGCAAAATATATCCCCCGACTCCGGAATGAAGCCATTTTTAAAGTCATCACCCTTCCTTCCTTGACTTTTCAAAAATAAGTATATTTAACACACGTATGTTAGAATTTCGATATCACAAACATAATTTGTCTATTAAGCAGCTTTATGAAGCCATTTTCCCCCTCATTCATCGCCAGTCAGCCTGCGCAGCTGATGGCACATCAAACTACagttaactgccaaaataaagaaaacaccaaCAAAAGTGTCTTAATTAACAGCCactagaacagcttcaatgcaccttggcatagattctacaagtgtcgggaactctattggagggatgcaacaccattcttgCGTGAGAAATTcgataatttggtgttttgttgaaagTGGTGGAAAACGCAGTCCcagccactgctccagaatctcccataagtgttcaatccTCCAACTGTCACATGCAGGTAAGACGTATTGATTTATATAAAATGTGCAACCCAAgcagggatggtgttagacgggtgatgagctgtgcctggttttctccagacatagagcattgcattcagaccaaagagttacatttttgtctcatcagaccacagaatgtTTGCTACTCtgccataaagcccagattggtgaagtgctgtagagactgttgtccttctggcaggttctcccatctcagccaatgaACTCtatagttctgtcagagtggtcattgggttcttggtcacctccctgatcaaggtccttcttgccaggttgctcagtttggtcggacggccagctctaggtagaGTATGGGTAGTTACACTTTTTGTTCATTTCCCAATGAttgagaccactgtgctcttggaaactttcaacacgcTCAAAATGGTTTTACACCCTTCCCGAGATATGCCTCATGTCAATTCTCTCTCCCAAATCTACGAACAGTTCCTTGggcttcatggtatagtttctgctctgacatgcactgtcaactgtggtaccttatatAGCCAGGGGGGTTTCTCTCTAAATCGTGTCCAAACAGTTGAATTGGCCATATGGGCTCAAAATGGGGTCCCTTGAAACAAGCCCAGCTTTCTGGTGTTAAAGAGCTAGATTAAGGCCTGGCATATATTAAGGATAAGGCGcccaagtggcacagcagtctaaggcactgcaacttagtactacagtccctggttcgaatccaggctgaatcacatccggccgcgattgggagtcccatagggaggcacacaattggcccagcgtcgtccgggtttggccagggtaggccatcactgtaaataagaatttgttcttaaccgacttgcctagttaaataaaactatGAAGATAAACCCTGCTTCTACACAGAAAAACTATACTGGCAGCCTAGATCTAAATTAACCCATGTCATCCCTCATATACCTTCTCTGTAAAATAAATATTCTGTTTCAAAATGCAAGTTAAAAGGGCTGATGGATCCAGATATGTCTCTTCATCAGGGATCATTTTTCATATCCTCTCACAGAATGCATGTGGAAACAGAAGATGTGGTGCCTAACTGAGCACAGATGGCCTACGCTAGTGTGTGTATCCGTATGTGTAATGCTTACATACATAGGGAGCGTGTGATGTCTGTGTTGAGATGGCAGGTTGCTGAGATACTCACTGGTTTTTTCTCACGCTTGGCTGGTGGAGGTTGCTGCGGTGTAGGCACTATGATggggggtgagggggggtacACCTGCTGTCCTGGATAGAATTGAGGTCCGGGAGCTGTGTCAGGAAGGAGGAAGAAAAGCTGAGTATAGTGTGTGTCACTCGCTGTGTGTGTAGCTGAGGAACAAACTGAGTTGATGGGGTCTGTACAAGAAGATAATTGCACTAGAAAGGACAGATGTGTGCTTTGTGGAGTGAGACAGCTATTTTAAATCAGActggtggggtgtgtgtgagatatacacacacacacacacacacacacacacacatatatatatgtgtgtatgtgtgtgtgtgtgtgcttggcggAGACTCACCATACTGAGCAGGGTACTCCCCCGGCCCAGGGCCAGGATAGAATGTGCCAGACCCAGGCGGCTGCACTGAAAACGGCTGGGGCGGCCCCACATAGGGCGTACTGTGGCGATACTgtagagggagaaatggagggcaTAGAAGAATGGGTTAAAAGCCGCGTGGGGGAATAGGTAGAGGAATGCCTACTGGAgagcagcagcagcctggtcagtCAGTCCCACCTGTGGGATGTAGTACTGGGCAGCCtgtggggaggggaagggcatgGGGGCCATCATCATCATGGTGGGCTGGTTGGGGGGGTATACCGCCGCTGTGGGGTTCTGAGAGCCGGGCCGCAGAGATGGAGCGTTGGTGGGGATGGTTGGCCGCGCTGTCTGCATCTGAGCCCTCTGGAAAAACTGAGAggcgagagacacacacacagagaccgatATTACATGTGCGAGAACTTAGTCCCAGAGAAGCAAGAGAGGATCCACAACTTTCCCAACAGCAGTCTCATCATGCGTGTCCTGTGCAGTCTCTCATTTCAGCTTTGTGGACTCAGGGGCTCAGAGAGATGAAGCCAAGGAGAcctcagagacagagagcattATCTCTGAGGACCAGGTGTATGGCACTTCCACTTCAGCACACATTTCCCCAAGCAGCATAAACAAACCCACAGGACACGGGCCTGCAGGGTGAGTACTGACTCCTCCAGCTGGGTTGCCTCTGCCCTGATCAGAGAGAGATCAAGGTTGTGAAAGGTCTCAGAACACAGCGGTCTACCAGCGGCCTCCGCCTCCCAACCTGCTGTGGTGTTACAACAGGGCTTAGAGAGCACGGTTCCATGCTGCCAGAGTCAACCACCAACCAGCGCACAGCAACACCCTGTACCTACCACACATACTGTTACACGCCACACACGCTGACCTTATATGCAGCCACATTAGTTTACAATGCAGTATCCACAACTTTGAAATTTGCATAAATTGTTCATCTTCATGCTATATAGCAGCGGTTCCCAAACTATGGGTCACTAGTAAttgtgtctccctctgccatatggacacattgtaTCATATACAGAAAGAAAATGGCAGCAAAAGAGATCCACAAAGACATACTGCAGTAACTTTGATTGTAAAGTACATCAAACCACATCGACTGCGTGCACGCCTGTTCGCAAACTGTGTGGAGAtatgggatcagagcatgacaactTGCTATTTCACACCGAGGCCTGGTGGTTATCAACGGGGAGAATATTGGAAAGATTTTTAGAAATGAGAAACGAActggatgtaaaaaaaaacagactTGACTTGCCGATGTAACAGACATAGGCTATTTTGAGAACGGAATGCAAGCATGCAGGGGAAATACAAAAATGTTCTACagattttttacatgtattttttatttatctgttattttaccaggtaagttgactgagaacacgttctcatttgcagcaacgacctggggaatagttacaggggagaggagggggatgaatgagccaattgtaaactggggatgattaggtgactgtGATGGTTGAGGGCCAAGGTGTATGTGTATTCAGAGGAAATATTTCTTATACATACGCGAAACCATGCCCCCTTTCCTTGGCTGTGGAAGTTTCTAACAGACAACAGCAGAAGTGAGTGTCCCACAGGAGTGGCGACTGCTCACCTCCAACGCTTTGAAGAGCACTTTGGGACCTACTTCCCGGACTTGGACATGACATTTGACTGGGTGCAAAATCCgtttgactgtgatcctggctcagttgGCATGCCAGCAAGTGAAATCACAGCTGATTGAGCTGTCATGTGACTGAATGCTGCAGACAACGCATTCACAGGTCATTATGGAGGAGTTTTGGTTCCTGACTCAAAGGGAATACCTTGCCATTTCCCCCCGAGCATTAAAACTCATGTTACCCATCGCCAGCTCATATCTGCGTGAAGCTGGATTCTGTGATCTCGTCTGAATTAAAACCAAATATTGATCCAGGTTGGACGTGACAGCAGATATGAGGTGCGCACTGTCGACCACGTACACCGACGTGACATGCATCaagcacacccatctcattagtggtggtgaaaTAAGAGAATCAGAAATTATGTCAGACTGATTTGCAATTGACTGCCATAGCCAGCCATGGTTGGTGTCATGAGTATTTTCAAATTGGGTCATGGGCCAAAAAAGTTTGGTAACTCCTGCTACATAGCTAATGTAGACATAACTGGGGCCACAATGTAATATAAGGCTGTTTTGTGTTGTTCTGTTAAATGAGGTGAGGTTTTATTAACAATGTGGAAACAGAGCTCTTCTTCATGCGTCATAAAACACAGAATCAACATTTTTTTTCTCATGACTGCAGAAGTTATGTTTGCAGGAAACTAAATATCACAATCAATGGGCTGCTCAGTGCTGCCAAGCTTTTTCTGGGGAGCTCATAAAATGTTATGCAGCAATCAATGTACTCCAAGCAAGATGAAAGACTCCACACAACAGCTGTGGCCTACATCCTAATGACTAGAGCTCAAGGTTACCACAACCAGTTGACTCAGGTTCAATAATTCTTCAGCGATCAGATACCCTGAAGTATACACAATCGTTCTTTAAAATGCAGCTCCTTTCATAAAAATTAAACACTTTTGGAAAGAAGAAGTTAACAGTTCTAATATTCTGCATGCTGTTCATCTAAACTAAGCAAACATGGGAGACTAAGAATGGGGAAGAAGAATGAAGGGAAATGATTGAATGATTACAAAAAGACGTAGGAGAAAATGAGTGAGTGTGGTGTTCAGGCAGTATTATATTGTTAtgttgggggggagagagaggggttttcTACTGAGCATACTTTAGTTAAGATGATGGCCACTGGAGGGCTCGGGGGTTAGAGGTTAAAGGTAAGGG from Salvelinus fontinalis isolate EN_2023a chromosome 18, ASM2944872v1, whole genome shotgun sequence carries:
- the LOC129815154 gene encoding eukaryotic translation initiation factor 4 gamma 3-like isoform X6, coding for MSLPTKIVPKPATVAVSGPGTVPSPSSQLRATLTSVSLPPGAPGAPQSNAVPPPQIPRVQPSLDDRIFPTQPGVTAVYSVPRHPGPPYTAHDITKGHPNLAGTPPGHAHSPALSQVSVPTASPYRYPKGWEAGGGSPYTTGQNAGSTPLVYSPQTQQMNAQPQSRPSSMPSPSPSPPVIWNHQFATGPRPTHHQGGFRPIQFFQRAQMQTARPTIPTNAPSLRPGSQNPTAAVYPPNQPTMMMMAPMPFPSPQAAQYYIPQYRHSTPYVGPPQPFSVQPPGSGTFYPGPGPGEYPAQYAPGPQFYPGQQVYPPSPPIIVPTPQQPPPAKREKKPSSQIRIRDPNQGGRDITEEIMAGGTGSRNPTPPVGRPSSTPTPPQFLWPHPHYPHIFYLKSQQQQQSSGSQTPEQGQGQAHPAYSLEPSKQQQPTPGAADSKPGPVYDKPKLEQVIRKPSSPGIGQPEPSMAWREASAPVTAPSPPVETELPSPAPVMVAPIPAPRPVASPNPIEQPSAVEPATPTPSAAEPKTLPPTTHSQIPNTVEPLPEAPHTLAASPTLTPKALNGHADTGAELDTQAQEPSPLDSSPSPPQPQASTPASREDCSEAVPSEVRAEIPPAVTDSIAPIAVVPVTLTSKPAPAFPAPPPGLPPLVQATAEASKPADTKDVPLKAGTEAFITPDNKPEPQLQALSRKSPTTGCQTAPDAPKTWKKPNEESPVGDAQQRETEEELKPLEEAAGDQALPPARSCSTSPPPSTAPSALEAEERPPAPEENGEAEPMRNGAGHTSETESSDSGATPGDNEGSTGAPPDLFHEDLETNGKRQYKRDFLLGFQFMAACTQKPDGLPQISDVVLDKINQNKLPTRAVESRVISRGPDFTPAFADFGRQMSGGRGGAAVSHTHSQAHQMMNMGSGARRPPPRKIILNVSANEEVQLKKAENAWKPGMKRAGPSDDPEVIITQELFRKVRSILNKLTPQMFNQLMKQVTDLTIDTEERLKGVIDLVFEKAIDEPGFSVAYGNMCRCLTTLKVPMTDKPGTTVNFRKLLLNRCQKEFERDKVDDVVFERKQKELDSAQSSDQERLRLELEEAKDKARRRSIGNIKFIGELFKLKMLTEAIMHDCVVKLLKNHDEESLECLCRLLTTIGKDLDFEKAKPRMDQYFNQMEKIVKERKTSSRIRFMLQDVIDLRLHNWVSRRADQGPKTIEQIHKEAKIEEQEEQRKVHQQLLSKDTKRRPEQQQQQREQQREQQREQRVQQRDETWNTVPMTKNSRTIDPTKIPKISKPQMDEKIQLGPRASLNWMKGSSGGAKASDSELSRSGGGGASLNRYSALQSTQSHQTTPPAQNLEYDTKRTLGSRSSAGRERSEKPLSPAPSRPGSFVRGGSAKELPESPAQSPEEPRRELESPRRPSVSEDKTEPERSSAREPVKAEPVVAQSPDRPALSEEEMERKSRAIIDEFLHINDYKEAVQCVDELDMSSQLHVFVRVGVESTLERSQITRDHMGKLLFQLVQQDILAKPQFFKGFADTLELADDMAIDIPHIWLYLAELLSPVLRDRGFSMRELFSELSKPLLPVGRAGILFSEILHILCKQMSHRKVGTLWRESGLSWSDFLPEGEDVQDFISEQKLQFTEADCSSHEAALATTALSLVVLNQQLERLLLEDMASDEQIFDWVEANLDESQMSSSPFLRALMTAVCKAAVKDESASCRVDVAIIQRRLPVLLKYLNSDTERQLQALYALQALIVTLDQPPNLLRMFFDCLYDEDVISEDAFYKWETSKDPAEELGKGVALKSVTAFFTWLREAEEESEDN